The window caAAAGAAATTTGCACTCGGTAAATTATCCCATGGTAGTCCGTGACTACCCAGGGACTGATTTTCTGGTAAAATTCCCTCTGTAAATTGACATTTTCTCTAGTAGTGTTCAATGCTGCTATGCGAATAGAGTTCAAGTTGAACATAGAAACTATTTGGTAATTGCAAGTACAAGACAAATCTCATCCATCCTACGATGGATCGGTACTATCATCAGGGGGGAAATGATCAAACTATATGATTGCCCTTTATCGATGATGGGAGGACTACGATAGAGAGAACATTATTCCTCTAAATCAGTCTCTTTCAATCGTGTTTTAAAACCCTTCCATTCGAGCAACAGACAGTTTTTTATGTTGATACAGTTCCGTGTCTCGATCAAGAAATCATAAACATCGCACACAAAGCATTTTCATCTTGGCGTATCAATACGATGTACGTTTTGTGCGGCTCGCTCCATTCACGCCATAAATTAAACCCGAATTCAAAGGCCAAACAAATTAAGTCGAGGAATTCCGAGAAAGCGGAGGCTTTTGTGTCAATCGGAGATCATCTTCCGGAGATGCATACTACTAATTACATATCAGTTCGCCATAGATAGTTTACAGAATTTGAGGTGACCGTCATATATTTTTACCAGTAAGAACGACGTGGTCTCCCCTCAATTCATCTCCACCGAGAAATAGGCCCGAAAGAGAAGAACAGAAAAacggagaaaaaaaagagcttcTCCGTCGCATCCGTTCCTTCCTCCCTCTATTTACAGAACGTCGACGTTTCGGAATTCCTGCGATAGTCTGAGTCAACTCAACTCGGTCTACCAGCACTGGTCCGTCTCCCAGTTCCGTCCGAACTTGTAGGCGGAGGCCCCGGGCATGACCACCGTCAGCGGCCGGCCCCTCCTAGTCGTCCTTGCCGCGGCCCTTGGGCGTTCGTCTGCAGCGCGCTTCTCGGGGTCCGAAAGGGTGGAGTATGCCGCGTGTAGCTTGATGAACTCGCTGGCAGACCACTCCTTCCGGCCCGCGGCCACCACGTCGGGGTGGAGCACCCGCGCCAGCCGCCTGTACGCCGCCTTGATCTCCTGGCTCGAGGCCCCGCTCGAGAGGCCGAGAATCTCGTAAGGTGATGCTGTGCACGACGCCATCTCTCTGCGGAAGGGGACAGATGCAACGTCGTCGTTCAAAGGTGCCGGACGAAGCGCGGTCTACGCAGAGCTTCAATGATATAACGAGTGGGGATCGGAGTCCCGGGTGGGAGTTTTATAGAAGGAGTTTATCAGAGACACAAGAGAGAGGTGGGAGGGGGTTAGCTAGGGAGGCTTGGGCGCTTAACGGCCCGGGTTAGAGTTTTTAACCATGGTTTAAATTAAGATTAGTTAAGaggatttatattttctttcggtaagaaagagaatttatttattttatttattatttgtttagTTGTTTCTATCTTTTTCCAATGATACACGAAGTATTCCTGAATTAAATTATGGATGGAAAACTATTTCTTGATTAGGctataatatattttcaaatgaaTTTCGAACTGAGATAGAGTTTGTTCACTACCACTGAGTTTGCCGACCGCTTCACTTATTTGTAATGATAGTGGTTTAATAATTATAGACTGTGAGCAATTGAACATGTCCCAATATATTTTGTACAAGGTGCCTGTTTTGTAAAATTcggaatttttttcattgtacATCTAAACATTgtcatgtgtgtgtgtgtatatatatatatatatatatattgattgtaCAATGAATTATTAGAATCTCTTTTCTGAGTTAtagtttttctttcaatttaaaaagttcaaaaatgcATTTATGAAGACAAATCGGTTGGACAAGGGCGTTGGTGGCGGTTCGAAGAGGGAATTGGATACCCAGTTCCCATGGTGTATGTCAGCCAATTTTATTGCCCAGTTACATcacctttcattttcttttttctttccccgGGCTTGCTGGACATAAATTATTTAGGAGTAGTTAGATGTATTGTTATAATAcaaggaaattaaaaattgaagggAAATTTTGTCTAAACTGTAGGTTAAAAAGTGAGATTGTTAtgtttgataaatatattagatGTCGGGAATGTGGtcgtaatataatatataatttatttttttaaaaaaaataagatatgGATCTCATGATTGTAACATAATAATCAACCTATTTTAGGAAGGCGTTTGTTTCTATATAAAGTTATTGTAAATTTTGAACTTtatgtaatattttataaaatttgtttGTAGATGTTATAAAAGTTAACAATTGTAATCATTTGCTCGAGTTAAAACTTTACGGCCGTGGTCGATAAAGACTTTGCATTCAAAACTAGTGGaattattaaattacaatGGAGATTACGGTAGTGTGATCCATAATTatctctataaaaataaatcttcTATTATATTATCACCCATAATTCCCGAAATTCAATATAATTTACCCAACACAACAATCTAATATTTCAACTTTtaactcataaaaaaaattcataattaaacTTTTCCTCCAATCTCCACATTTCATATATCAAACAATATTCGAACCAAACACCCCGTAAATTCAAAGTCTTTACCGACCATGGATGTAAGATTTTAACTCGGAAAAATATTTACAGTAATTAACTTTACAatcaaataatgtaaaatatgATTGTAAACAGACTTTGCAATGTAAAGTCCTCATTTACATCGAACCAACCGCTCCTTATACTGGTAATCT of the Punica granatum isolate Tunisia-2019 chromosome 6, ASM765513v2, whole genome shotgun sequence genome contains:
- the LOC116210369 gene encoding chaperone protein dnaJ 11, chloroplastic-like, coding for MASCTASPYEILGLSSGASSQEIKAAYRRLARVLHPDVVAAGRKEWSASEFIKLHAAYSTLSDPEKRAADERPRAAARTTRRGRPLTVVMPGASAYKFGRNWETDQCW